One window of the Trifolium pratense cultivar HEN17-A07 linkage group LG2, ARS_RC_1.1, whole genome shotgun sequence genome contains the following:
- the LOC123911019 gene encoding gibberellin 20 oxidase 1-like has protein sequence MQISSPIAPISSFGFSFIFSQTSISFPLHIIFYHFYNYYYYSIVNTMAIECITSKNHMNQPSKQNHDKNEDEESSLVFDASFLKHQLNIPKQFIWPDEEKPCMNVKELDVPLIDLKNFLSGDPFAAMEASKIIGEACEKHGFFLVVNHGIDAKLIEHAHSYMNDFFEVPLSQKQRAQRKTGEHCGYASSFTGRFSSKLPWKETLSFQFSDEKNSPKIVKDYLCNTLGEDFEQFGDVYQKYCEEMSTLSLGIMELLGMSLGVGKDCFREFFEENKSIMRLNYYPPCQKPDQALGTGPHCDPTSLTILHQDQVGGLQVFVDNEWHSIRPNFNAFVVNIGDTFMALSNGRYKSCLHRAVVNNKTTRKSLAFFLCPKGDKVVSPPSELVNDLTPRIYPDFTWSMLHEFTQKHYRADMRTLEAFTKWIQQKSG, from the exons atgcaaattTCTTCTCCCATTGCACCAATAAGTAGCTTTGGCTTTTCTTTCATCTTTTCTCAAACCTCTATCTCTTTTCCTctacatattattttttatcatttttataattattattattatagcaTTGTTAATACAATGGCTATAGAATGCATTACAAGTAAAAATCACATGAATCAACCATCAAAACAAAACCATgataaaaatgaagatgaagaatcaTCATTAGTTTTTGATGCATCATTTCTAAAACACCAACTTAACATTCCAAAACAATTCATTTGGCCAGATGAAGAAAAACCATGCATGAATGTGAAAGAACTTGATGTTCCACTTATTGACTTGAAAAATTTCTTATCTGGTGACCCTTTTGCTGCAATGGAAGCTTCTAAAATCATTGGTGAAGCATGTGAAAAACATGGTTTTTTTCTTGTTGTTAATCATGGTATTGATGCAAAGTTAATAGAACATGCTCATAGTTACATGAATGATTTTTTTGAGGTTCCTCTGTCTCAAAAACAGAGAGCTCAGAGAAAAACAGGGGAACATTGTGGTTATGCTAGTAGTTTCACTGGTAGATTCTCTTCAAAACTTCCATGGAAAGAGACactttcttttcaattttcagATGAGAAAAACTCACCTAAAATTGTTAAAGACTACTTATGCAACACTTTAGGAGAAGATTTTGAACAATTTGG GGATGTTTATCAAAAGTATTGTGAAGAAATGAGCACACTTTCTTTAGGGATAATGGAGCTACTTGGAATGAGTCTTGGAGTTGGAAAAGATTGTTTTAGAGAGTTTTTTGAAGAGAATAAATCAATAATGAGGCTTAATTATTACCCTCCATGTCAAAAACCTGATCAAGCTTTAGGAACTGGACCTCATTGTGATCCAACATCTTTAACTATTCTACATCAAGACCAAGTTGGTGGCTTACAAGTTTTTGTTGATAATGAGTGGCATTCCATTAGGCCAAATTTCAATGCTTTTGTTGTCAATATTGGTGACACTTTCATG GCACTTTCAAATGGGAGATACAAGAGTTGTTTACATAGGGCAGTGGTGAACAACAAAACAACAAGAAAATCTCTTGCATTCTTTTTATGTCCAAAAGGTGATAAGGTGGTTAGCCCACCAAGTGAATTGGTGAATGATTTGACACCAAGGATCTATCCAGATTTTACATGGTCTATGCTTCATGAATTTACTCAAAAACATTATAGAGCTGATATGAGAACACTTGAAGCATTCACAAAATGGATTCAACAAAAAAGTGGCTGA